One Xenopus tropicalis strain Nigerian chromosome 8, UCB_Xtro_10.0, whole genome shotgun sequence genomic window carries:
- the med6 gene encoding mediator of RNA polymerase II transcription subunit 6 — protein MAAVDIRDNLLGISWVDSSWIPILNNGTVLDYFSERSNPFYDRTCNNEVVKMQRLTLDHLNQMVGIEYILLHAQEPILFIIRKQQRQSPTQVIPLADYYIIAGVIYQAPDLGSVINSRVLTAVHGIQSAFDEAMSYCRYHPSKGYWWHFKDQEERDKTKPKAKKKEEASSHFQRQRVDALLMELRQKFPPKFIQQKTGEKPVPVEQIKKEAEPPAETIKQEEKEPVKVAQQGATPKGPPEKRMRLQ, from the exons ATGGCAGCTGTGGATATCAGAG ATAACTTACTTGGCATCTCCTGGGTGGACAGTTCCTGGATCCCCATATTAAACAATGGAACAGTCTTGGACTATTTCTCCGAGAGGAGCAACCCGTTCTACGATCGAACGTGTAACAATGAAGTGGTTAAGATGCAAAGGCTGACACTCGATCATTTGAA TCAGATGGTTGGTATAGAATATATTTTACTTCATGCTCAAGAACCAATATTGTTCATCATCAGAAAACAGCAGAGGCAGTCTCCTACACAGG TGATTCCACTGGCAGATTACTACATCATTGCTGGAGTGATCTATCAGGCACCAGACCTAGGATCAGTTATCAACTCCAGAGTA CTAACTGCAGTGCATGGGATTCAGTCAGCATTTGATGAGGCAATGTCCTACTGCCGTTATCACCCATCTAAAGGCTATTGGTGGCACTTTAAAGACCAGGAAGAAAGAG ACAAAACCAAGCCAAAAGCGAAGAAAAAAGAGGAAGCCAGTTCACACTTCCAGAGACAGCGGGTAGATGCTTTGCTCATGGAGCTTAGGCAGAAGTTCCCTCCAAAATTTATTCAG CAAAAGACTGGAGAAAAACCTGTACCAG TGGAACAAATAAAGAAGGAAGCCGAACCACCTGCCGAAACTataaaacaggaagaaaaagagCCAGTGAAAGTAGCCCAGCAGGGAGCAACTCCTAAGGGGCCCCCAGAAAAAAGAATGAGGCTACAGTAG
- the ttc9 gene encoding tetratricopeptide repeat protein 9A isoform X2: MICNSLPTYDLQLPACHSLPTYDLQLPACLRSATPCDLPANLLQVVAHQQLEGSRFDIRAASSYEIEAVCPFNSWGRGCAGRRRRELSPLCLQTDSSFPDFPTGLPVCSKRRERCSTRTAAQHVSFPPHVSFPPHVSFLPLRAMERGSVTAGFRGDPGQLIHRSLDFKSQGAQCYKDKKYREAIGKYHRALLELKGLPVDGDNPAAGGTQQAPLPGQGRLTEEQRSAVENIEVDCYNSLAETHSALLGSLHFRMPFKERLHPNTT, encoded by the exons ATGATCTGCAACTCCCTGCCTACCTATGATCTGCAACTCCCTGCCTGCCACTCCCTGCCTACCTACGATCTACAACTCCCTGCCTGCCTACGATCTGCAACTCCCTGCGACCTCCCTGCCAATCTGCTGCAAGTTGTAGCGCatcaacagctggagggcagcaggTTTGACATCCGCGCCGCCTCGTCCTATGAGATTGAGGCAGTGTGTCCCTTTAACAGCTGGGGAAGGGGCTGCgctgggaggaggaggagggagctGTCTCCGCTTTGTTTGCAGACGGATTCGTCTTTCCCCGATTTCCCGACTGGGCTCCCAGTCTGCTCCAAGCGCCGAGAGCGCTGCTCAACCCGAACCGCAGCACAGCATGTATCCTTCCCCCCGCATGTATCCTTCCCCCCGCATGTATCCTTCCTCCCGCTGAGAGCCATGGAGCGGGGTAGTGTGACCGCAGGCTTCAGGGGGGACCCGGGGCAGCTCATTCACAGATCGCTGGACTTCAAGAGCCAGGGGGCGCAGTGCTACAAAGACAAGAAGTACCGAGAGGCCATTGGCAAGTACCACCGGGCGCTGCTGGAGCTGAAGGGACTGCCCGTGGATGGGGACAATCCTGCCGCAGGGGGCACTCAGCAGGCTCCGCTCCCCGGGCAGGGCAGGCTAACGGAGGAGCAGAGAAGCGCGGTGGAGAATATCGAAGTGGATTGTTACAATAGCCTGGCAG AGACCCACTCAGCGTTGCTTGGCTCTCTCCACTTCCGTATGCCATTTAAAGAGagactccacccaaacacaacttaa
- the med6 gene encoding mediator of RNA polymerase II transcription subunit 6 isoform X1 — protein MAAVDIRDNLLGISWVDSSWIPILNNGTVLDYFSERSNPFYDRTCNNEVVKMQRLTLDHLNQMVGIEYILLHAQEPILFIIRKQQRQSPTQVIPLADYYIIAGVIYQAPDLGSVINSRVLTAVHGIQSAFDEAMSYCRYHPSKGYWWHFKDQEERAKDWRKTCTSGTNKEGSRTTCRNYKTGRKRASESSPAGSNS, from the exons ATGGCAGCTGTGGATATCAGAG ATAACTTACTTGGCATCTCCTGGGTGGACAGTTCCTGGATCCCCATATTAAACAATGGAACAGTCTTGGACTATTTCTCCGAGAGGAGCAACCCGTTCTACGATCGAACGTGTAACAATGAAGTGGTTAAGATGCAAAGGCTGACACTCGATCATTTGAA TCAGATGGTTGGTATAGAATATATTTTACTTCATGCTCAAGAACCAATATTGTTCATCATCAGAAAACAGCAGAGGCAGTCTCCTACACAGG TGATTCCACTGGCAGATTACTACATCATTGCTGGAGTGATCTATCAGGCACCAGACCTAGGATCAGTTATCAACTCCAGAGTA CTAACTGCAGTGCATGGGATTCAGTCAGCATTTGATGAGGCAATGTCCTACTGCCGTTATCACCCATCTAAAGGCTATTGGTGGCACTTTAAAGACCAGGAAGAAAGAG CAAAAGACTGGAGAAAAACCTGTACCAG TGGAACAAATAAAGAAGGAAGCCGAACCACCTGCCGAAACTataaaacaggaagaaaaagagCCAGTGAAAGTAGCCCAGCAGGGAGCAACTCCTAA